In one window of Negativicutes bacterium DNA:
- a CDS encoding dephospho-CoA kinase gives MYLIGLTGGIGSGKSTVSNYLKELGAKIIDGDIIARAVVVPEQPAWKAIVETFGNEILLADLSLNRLKLGEIVFNNKKAKELLENIISPYIAAEINKQLNSFKKVKNIIVVLDLPLLYENNWDKITDENWVVFVEQDIQIKRLCDRNNFTIEQALSRINNQLPLFEKAGKANVVINNNFDIENTKQQVLANWQEVKKRIKTNERE, from the coding sequence TTGTACTTGATAGGATTGACCGGAGGAATTGGTAGTGGAAAAAGCACTGTTAGCAATTATTTAAAAGAATTAGGTGCGAAAATTATTGATGGTGATATTATTGCTAGAGCTGTTGTTGTACCAGAGCAACCTGCCTGGAAAGCAATTGTAGAGACTTTTGGTAATGAAATTTTATTGGCTGATTTATCTTTAAATCGCTTAAAGTTAGGTGAAATTGTTTTTAACAATAAAAAAGCGAAAGAGTTATTGGAGAATATAATTAGTCCATATATTGCTGCAGAAATTAATAAGCAGCTAAATTCCTTTAAAAAGGTAAAAAATATAATAGTAGTGCTAGATTTACCGTTGTTATATGAAAATAATTGGGATAAAATAACTGATGAAAATTGGGTTGTCTTTGTTGAACAAGACATTCAGATAAAGCGATTGTGTGATCGCAATAATTTTACGATAGAACAGGCTTTAAGCCGAATAAATAATCAACTACCGTTATTTGAAAAAGCTGGCAAAGCAAATGTTGTTATTAATAATAATTTTGATATTGAAAATACCAAGCAACAAGTTCTTGCTAATTGGCAGGAAGTTAAAAAAAGAATAAAGACTAATGAGCGTGAATAA
- a CDS encoding winged helix-turn-helix transcriptional regulator codes for MRKNNAVALMSRIRAKANRFIIESLVAEGIEGIVPSHGEIMIHLFAEKDYTMQELAQKINRTKPTVTILVSKLVNYGYVYKEKSITDNRVTYIKLTPLGIALKPVFENISKDLNKIIYKGLSDTDAEKLEILLNNISENFTEQ; via the coding sequence ATGAGGAAAAATAATGCAGTTGCCTTAATGAGTAGAATCAGAGCTAAGGCTAATCGTTTTATAATTGAATCATTGGTGGCGGAAGGGATTGAAGGGATAGTGCCATCGCATGGTGAAATAATGATTCATCTTTTTGCGGAAAAAGATTATACAATGCAAGAACTAGCTCAAAAAATTAATAGAACAAAGCCGACTGTAACAATTCTAGTAAGTAAATTAGTTAATTACGGTTATGTTTACAAAGAAAAAAGTATTACTGATAACAGAGTTACTTATATAAAATTGACGCCGTTAGGTATAGCCTTAAAACCTGTTTTTGAAAATATCTCAAAAGATTTAAATAAAATAATTTATAAGGGTTTAAGTGATACTGATGCTGAAAAATTAGAAATATTACTGAATAATATTTCTGAAAATTTTACTGAACAATGA
- a CDS encoding lytic transglycosylase domain-containing protein, whose protein sequence is MHIVFFSVIFAIMSLFYLNKDIIKDDIYLYPYKDIIIKYAKQNELEVSLLAAVILSESKFYYSAESHRGAKGLMQLMPETARWVAGEIGLNNYAEDQLLEPEINIMLGSWYLASLKREFNNNEVLMLAAYNAGRGNVNEWMKQYDWHGDFAKIEEIPFPETKNYVEKVLMRKKVYEDLCVYKKRMLNLQFNN, encoded by the coding sequence TTGCATATTGTATTTTTTAGTGTAATTTTTGCAATTATGAGCTTGTTTTATTTAAATAAAGATATTATAAAAGATGATATTTATTTGTATCCTTATAAAGATATTATCATAAAATATGCTAAGCAGAATGAACTGGAAGTTTCGTTGCTAGCAGCGGTTATTTTAAGTGAAAGTAAATTTTACTATTCTGCAGAATCACATCGTGGCGCAAAAGGGTTAATGCAATTAATGCCGGAAACAGCAAGGTGGGTTGCTGGTGAAATTGGATTAAACAATTATGCTGAAGACCAATTATTAGAGCCGGAAATAAATATAATGTTGGGCTCATGGTATTTAGCGTCATTGAAGCGCGAATTTAATAATAATGAGGTGCTTATGTTAGCGGCATATAATGCTGGCAGAGGCAATGTTAATGAATGGATGAAACAATATGATTGGCACGGTGATTTTGCTAAAATTGAAGAAATTCCTTTTCCAGAGACAAAAAATTATGTTGAAAAAGTTTTAATGCGGAAAAAAGTATATGAAGATCTCTGTGTTTACAAAAAAAGAATGTTGAACTTACAATTTAATAATTAA
- a CDS encoding HDOD domain-containing protein — protein MDIFLARQPIFNKNMDVYGYELLYRNNNVKNLCQFFNAKEASLEVIAASFVVIGLTKLTGGKKAFINFTEDLLQEEFATILPKEDLIIEVLEDVEPTKENVEACHNLVKAGYKIALDDFEYKAAYNDLINISSIIKVDFINSSRAACKELINKYKNSKILFLAEKIETQEDFECALAMGYSLFQGYHFCKPVILSAKKVEPFKINAIELIKLVNEDVPNFKEIAKVIENDVSLSFNLLKLVNSLAFSRGTKIKSILQAISLLGEKEIRKWITLVAIEKISSDKTKELLRLSIIRAKFCEVLCHKFSLGNRKTELFLLGLFSLMDAMMDVPKEDVFLELPISEELKEALIKQTGIFADCYEIMIAYERANWGLVAQIAVKYKLAEAEIATAYYEAVKWLNNNIE, from the coding sequence ATGGATATTTTTTTAGCAAGACAACCTATCTTTAATAAGAATATGGACGTTTATGGTTACGAACTACTTTATCGTAATAACAATGTGAAAAATCTTTGTCAATTTTTCAATGCCAAAGAAGCGTCGCTGGAAGTTATTGCTGCCAGCTTTGTAGTAATTGGGTTGACAAAATTAACCGGTGGAAAAAAAGCCTTTATAAATTTTACGGAAGATTTATTACAAGAAGAATTTGCCACGATTTTACCTAAAGAAGATTTGATAATAGAAGTATTAGAAGATGTTGAGCCAACAAAAGAAAATGTGGAAGCTTGTCATAACTTGGTTAAGGCAGGCTATAAAATTGCTTTAGATGATTTTGAATATAAAGCAGCGTATAATGATTTAATTAATATTTCGTCAATAATTAAAGTTGATTTTATTAATAGCAGTAGAGCTGCTTGTAAAGAACTTATTAATAAGTATAAAAATAGCAAGATTTTATTTCTTGCTGAAAAAATTGAAACACAAGAAGATTTTGAATGTGCCCTAGCTATGGGTTATTCCTTGTTCCAAGGTTATCATTTTTGTAAGCCGGTTATTTTATCAGCGAAAAAGGTGGAGCCGTTTAAAATAAATGCCATTGAGCTGATAAAATTGGTAAATGAGGATGTTCCTAATTTTAAAGAAATTGCTAAGGTTATAGAAAATGATGTATCATTATCATTTAATTTATTAAAACTGGTTAATTCCTTAGCTTTTAGTCGCGGGACAAAAATAAAATCAATTTTACAGGCGATATCGTTATTAGGGGAAAAAGAAATTCGTAAATGGATTACATTAGTGGCCATTGAAAAAATTTCTTCAGACAAGACTAAAGAGCTGTTGCGACTTAGTATTATAAGAGCTAAGTTTTGCGAAGTGCTTTGTCATAAATTTTCTTTAGGTAATAGAAAGACAGAACTATTTTTATTAGGTTTGTTTTCGTTAATGGATGCAATGATGGATGTTCCGAAAGAAGATGTTTTTTTAGAATTACCAATTTCCGAAGAATTGAAAGAAGCTTTAATTAAGCAAACCGGTATTTTTGCTGATTGCTATGAAATAATGATTGCTTATGAGCGGGCAAACTGGGGCTTGGTAGCACAAATTGCTGTAAAATATAAATTAGCAGAAGCCGAGATTGCGACAGCATATTATGAGGCAGTGAAATGGTTAAATAACAATATTGAATAG
- a CDS encoding helix-hairpin-helix domain-containing protein: MKNKIIISLILLSLFLISGAVNVFKENNVITEEVKQEITENGQKLESDITVYVSGAINHPGTVKLAEGSSVADAIAHSGGALLTADLSKLNLSEALKDGQQLNVPEKPLKIINGEAMVGDAKHSKVNINTADEKELDTLPGIGPAMAKAIIYYRNNNGGFKNIEELKNVKGIGDSKYKKIEDCIEL; this comes from the coding sequence GTGAAGAATAAAATTATTATTTCCTTAATACTACTAAGTTTGTTTTTAATTAGTGGAGCAGTAAATGTATTTAAGGAGAATAATGTTATTACAGAAGAGGTAAAACAAGAAATTACAGAAAATGGACAGAAACTAGAGAGTGACATTACTGTTTATGTATCAGGAGCGATTAATCATCCTGGCACTGTAAAGTTAGCAGAAGGTAGCAGTGTTGCTGATGCTATTGCCCACAGTGGAGGAGCTTTATTGACGGCGGACTTAAGTAAGCTGAATTTAAGTGAAGCGCTAAAGGATGGGCAACAATTAAATGTTCCTGAAAAGCCATTGAAAATTATTAATGGTGAGGCGATGGTTGGTGATGCTAAACATAGTAAAGTTAATATTAACACTGCTGATGAAAAAGAACTTGATACTTTACCGGGAATTGGCCCGGCCATGGCAAAGGCTATTATATATTATCGAAACAATAATGGCGGTTTTAAAAATATTGAAGAATTGAAGAACGTAAAAGGAATTGGTGATAGTAAATATAAGAAAATAGAAGACTGTATTGAGTTGTAA